One region of Fragaria vesca subsp. vesca linkage group LG4, FraVesHawaii_1.0, whole genome shotgun sequence genomic DNA includes:
- the LOC101309444 gene encoding E3 ubiquitin-protein ligase RNF115-like, protein MEETFSYRHVALQTSITELRGSLEEDKIFVRMRFYKCSIWHRVRTDPIDVDYMNVVAQMDLWVTFSLFKKKPPQGKAGRKVYEKFISKCLKRMSVPEDEHPFIVQKLFDAIEAAASPVDPVVVFVWEVIHRVGDGHDEPSRLNFIPASRSSIQGLEPVTVLDADPLSCAICLDDFEQQPFTRLPCTHPFHVHCIVQCLEINHLCPICRYAMPTEEEVTKPCSTCPE, encoded by the coding sequence ATGGAGGAGACATTTAGCTATCGTCACGTAGCACTGCAAACGAGTATAACCGAGCTGAGAGGCTCATTAGAGGAGGACAAGATTTTCGTCAGAATGAGGTTCTACAAGTGCAGCATATGGCACCGTGTGAGAACCGATCCGATTGATGTTGATTACATGAATGTCGTAGCGCAAATGGATTTGTGGGTAACGTTTTCTCTTTTCAAGAAGAAACCACCCCAAGGAAAAGCCGGTAGGAAAGTGTATGAAAAGTTCATCTCCAAGTGTCTCAAGCGTATGAGTGTGCCGGAAGATGAACATCCTTTTATTGTTCAGAAGCTATTCGATGCGATTGAGGCTGCCGCCTCCCCTGTGGACCCTGTTGTAGTGTTTGTGTGGGAAGTCATTCACCGCGTCGGAGATGGACATGATGAACCATCTAGGCTCAATTTCATTCCTGCGAGCAGATCATCAATCCAGGGTCTGGAGCCGGTGACAGTACTCGATGCTGATCCCTTGTCCTGTGCTATTTGCTTGGACGATTTTGAACAACAACCCTTTACTCGGTTGCCCTGTACACACCCGTTTCATGTCCACTGCATTGTTCAATGCCTGGAGATCAACCACCTGTGTCCCATCTGCCGATACGCTATGCCAACTGAAGAAGAAGTGACTAAACCCTGCTCGACCTGTCCAGAGTAA
- the LOC101309728 gene encoding uncharacterized protein LOC101309728, giving the protein MGIELVRHCGWNELEHMCMICWSACFKPTATNCCGNVYCERCICWKVQKTKECHSCHKRLRMKKLRCEACDEWMPFVAPVATTTCVHVFCMHCLGDNCLICGRRLHGRDILDLHLV; this is encoded by the exons ATGGGGATTGAATTAGTGCGTCATTGTGGATGGAATGAACTGGAACAT ATGTGTATGATATGTTGGAGTGCTTGCTTTAAGCCGACTGCCACAAACTGTTGCGGCAATGTATATTGTGAACGGTGCATTTGTTGGAAGGTTCAAAAGACTAAGGAGTGTCATTCTTGTCATAAGAGGCTAAGAATGAAGAAGTTG AGATGTGAGGCTTGTGATGAGTGGATGCCGTTTGTTGCTCCGGTTGCCACAACTACTTGTGTTCATGTCTTTTGTATGCATTGTCTAGGCGACAATTGTCTCATCTGTGGTAGGAGGCTTCATGGGCGAGATATTTTGGACCTACACTTG GTTTGA